Proteins co-encoded in one Propionispora hippei DSM 15287 genomic window:
- a CDS encoding class I SAM-dependent methyltransferase yields the protein MEDKTKNTIAAYNENYQRFAEKFMNYTPYVRQIGKFSDYLKDGACILDIGCGPGNVARQLCAAKRLEITGIDLSEKMLELARQHVPQGKFYLQDSREAVFPAAAFDAIILSFSIVHLETEAAKRLLARAAEWLKPGGYLYVSFMEGKQPGFETTSFSQDALYFNYFQEAALRSLLAENQVVCIHSEKQKYPEPDGSVTTDVFLFGHKKEL from the coding sequence ATGGAGGATAAAACGAAAAACACGATTGCCGCCTATAACGAAAATTATCAGCGGTTTGCTGAAAAATTCATGAACTATACTCCCTACGTTAGGCAGATTGGAAAATTTTCCGACTATCTAAAAGACGGAGCTTGTATTTTGGATATTGGCTGTGGTCCGGGGAATGTGGCCAGGCAGCTCTGTGCGGCGAAACGGCTGGAGATTACAGGCATTGATCTCTCGGAAAAAATGCTGGAATTGGCCAGACAGCATGTTCCACAGGGAAAGTTTTATTTGCAGGATTCGCGAGAAGCAGTGTTCCCGGCAGCAGCTTTTGATGCGATTATTCTCTCGTTCAGCATTGTGCATCTGGAAACGGAAGCGGCTAAACGTCTCTTGGCTCGTGCTGCAGAATGGTTAAAGCCAGGCGGTTATCTATATGTAAGCTTTATGGAGGGTAAGCAGCCCGGTTTTGAAACCACCAGTTTTTCACAGGATGCGCTATATTTTAATTATTTTCAGGAAGCCGCTTTAAGAAGTCTCCTGGCTGAAAATCAGGTGGTTTGTATCCACAGCGAGAAACAGAAGTATCCTGAGCCTGATGGAAGTGTGACAACAGATGTCTTTTTATTTGGGCATAAGAAAGAACTTTAG
- the crcB gene encoding fluoride efflux transporter CrcB — protein MLGIVLVAVGGGIGSVIRYLVSNWMAERFGPEFPFGTLLVNVVGCFIIGLFLTMATERLSISPYWRLLVAVGLIGGLTTFSSFSYETLRLLQTADVLRAFYNVGLNLGIGFFATWLGIGIARLF, from the coding sequence ATGTTGGGAATTGTTTTAGTAGCGGTCGGCGGTGGCATTGGTTCAGTCATCCGGTATTTAGTGTCCAACTGGATGGCGGAGCGATTTGGCCCGGAGTTTCCCTTTGGGACGTTGCTTGTCAATGTGGTAGGGTGCTTTATTATCGGTTTGTTTTTGACAATGGCCACCGAGCGGTTAAGCATCAGCCCCTACTGGCGACTGCTTGTCGCCGTTGGTTTAATAGGCGGTTTGACTACGTTTTCATCCTTTAGTTATGAAACGCTGCGATTGCTGCAAACTGCCGATGTCTTGCGGGCTTTTTATAATGTAGGACTTAATTTGGGAATCGGCTTTTTTGCTACCTGGCTGGGGATTGGTATTGCCAGACTGTTTTAA